From Helicoverpa armigera isolate CAAS_96S chromosome 17, ASM3070526v1, whole genome shotgun sequence, one genomic window encodes:
- the LOC110376904 gene encoding uncharacterized protein LOC110376904 isoform X2: protein MRMASALPTLLAVSFVLCGAVAGAGDMIANVSRVRRAPQPHYSSHRVLTDEELDMTAAWKRSHWRDMQSILRREGNQKEGRDGVQCCPSVLEMVTKKGGRTPTGLYVELYEDGENQQRLFEVSCAPNVVDKPCRFVDARLYNESRCIQKYSYSYALVRYLHSAATETPQPRTEGHFSVPGSGGWSMDYVRVRAGCECQIKPKTNKPARRRHKQRKRNRRIVEDDET, encoded by the exons ATGCGCATGGCAAGCGCGCTGCCCACTCTGCTCGCGGTGAGTTTT GTGCTGTGTGGTGCAGTGGCGGGCGCGGGCGACATGATAGCCAACGTGAGCCGCGTGCGCCGCGCGCCACAGCCTCACTACTCCTCGCACCGCGTCTT GACAGACGAGGAGCTAGATATGACAGCGGCGTGGAAGCGCTCGCACTGGCGCGACATGCAGTCCATACTCCGACGCGAGGGCAACCAGAAGGAGGGCCGGGACGGCGTGCAGTGCTGCCCCTCCGTGCTCGAGATGGTCACCAAGAAGGGAGGCCGCACGCCCACCGGCCTCTACGTAGAGCTGTACGAAGACGGGGAGAACCAACAGAGGCTGTTCGAGGTGTCGTGCGCGCCCAACGTGGTGGACAAGCCGTGCCGCTTCGTGGACGCGCGGCTGTACAACGAGTCGCGCTGCATCCAGAAGTACTCGTACTCGTACGCGCTGGTGCGCTACCTGCACTCGGCCGCCACGGAGACGCCGCAGCCGCGCACCGAGGGCCACTTCTCCGTGCCCGGCTCCGGCGGCTGGTCCATGGACTATGTGCGCGTGCGAGCCGGCTGTGAGTGCCAAATCAAACCCAAAACCAATAAACCCGCCCGCAGAAGACACAAGCAGAGGAAGAGAAATAGGAGGATCGTCGAGGACGACGAGACCTGA
- the LOC110376904 gene encoding uncharacterized protein LOC110376904 isoform X3, which yields MRMASALPTLLAVLCGAVAGAGDMIANVSRVRRAPQPHYSSHRVLTDEELDMTAAWKRSHWRDMQSILRREGNQKEGRDGVQCCPSVLEMVTKKGGRTPTGLYVELYEDGENQQRLFEVSCAPNVVDKPCRFVDARLYNESRCIQKYSYSYALVRYLHSAATETPQPRTEGHFSVPGSGGWSMDYVRVRAGCECQIKPKTNKPARRRHKQRKRNRRIVEDDET from the exons ATGCGCATGGCAAGCGCGCTGCCCACTCTGCTCGCG GTGCTGTGTGGTGCAGTGGCGGGCGCGGGCGACATGATAGCCAACGTGAGCCGCGTGCGCCGCGCGCCACAGCCTCACTACTCCTCGCACCGCGTCTT GACAGACGAGGAGCTAGATATGACAGCGGCGTGGAAGCGCTCGCACTGGCGCGACATGCAGTCCATACTCCGACGCGAGGGCAACCAGAAGGAGGGCCGGGACGGCGTGCAGTGCTGCCCCTCCGTGCTCGAGATGGTCACCAAGAAGGGAGGCCGCACGCCCACCGGCCTCTACGTAGAGCTGTACGAAGACGGGGAGAACCAACAGAGGCTGTTCGAGGTGTCGTGCGCGCCCAACGTGGTGGACAAGCCGTGCCGCTTCGTGGACGCGCGGCTGTACAACGAGTCGCGCTGCATCCAGAAGTACTCGTACTCGTACGCGCTGGTGCGCTACCTGCACTCGGCCGCCACGGAGACGCCGCAGCCGCGCACCGAGGGCCACTTCTCCGTGCCCGGCTCCGGCGGCTGGTCCATGGACTATGTGCGCGTGCGAGCCGGCTGTGAGTGCCAAATCAAACCCAAAACCAATAAACCCGCCCGCAGAAGACACAAGCAGAGGAAGAGAAATAGGAGGATCGTCGAGGACGACGAGACCTGA
- the LOC110376904 gene encoding uncharacterized protein LOC110376904 isoform X1: MIYSIHWTNLFLLMAIKMVLCGAVAGAGDMIANVSRVRRAPQPHYSSHRVLTDEELDMTAAWKRSHWRDMQSILRREGNQKEGRDGVQCCPSVLEMVTKKGGRTPTGLYVELYEDGENQQRLFEVSCAPNVVDKPCRFVDARLYNESRCIQKYSYSYALVRYLHSAATETPQPRTEGHFSVPGSGGWSMDYVRVRAGCECQIKPKTNKPARRRHKQRKRNRRIVEDDET, translated from the exons ATGATTTATTCAATACATTGGACAAATTTATTTTTGCTCATGGCAATTAAAATG GTGCTGTGTGGTGCAGTGGCGGGCGCGGGCGACATGATAGCCAACGTGAGCCGCGTGCGCCGCGCGCCACAGCCTCACTACTCCTCGCACCGCGTCTT GACAGACGAGGAGCTAGATATGACAGCGGCGTGGAAGCGCTCGCACTGGCGCGACATGCAGTCCATACTCCGACGCGAGGGCAACCAGAAGGAGGGCCGGGACGGCGTGCAGTGCTGCCCCTCCGTGCTCGAGATGGTCACCAAGAAGGGAGGCCGCACGCCCACCGGCCTCTACGTAGAGCTGTACGAAGACGGGGAGAACCAACAGAGGCTGTTCGAGGTGTCGTGCGCGCCCAACGTGGTGGACAAGCCGTGCCGCTTCGTGGACGCGCGGCTGTACAACGAGTCGCGCTGCATCCAGAAGTACTCGTACTCGTACGCGCTGGTGCGCTACCTGCACTCGGCCGCCACGGAGACGCCGCAGCCGCGCACCGAGGGCCACTTCTCCGTGCCCGGCTCCGGCGGCTGGTCCATGGACTATGTGCGCGTGCGAGCCGGCTGTGAGTGCCAAATCAAACCCAAAACCAATAAACCCGCCCGCAGAAGACACAAGCAGAGGAAGAGAAATAGGAGGATCGTCGAGGACGACGAGACCTGA